The genomic region GGGTGCGGTTGATGCCGGTGGCGCTGAGTGCGTTGCGGACGGCCGCCGGGCCGCAGTTGTAGTAGGTGTTCTGCGCCTGGTAGCGGAAGTCGAGCACCTTTGTCGCGGGCGGCTTCGGCGCTGCCTTCTTGGCGGTCAGGTCCGGGTCGCTGCTGGCCTTGGCCGCCGGCGATGCGGCGCTTGCGGAGGGGGCGGCGCTGCTCGGGCTGGCGCTGGTCGGGGCGGCGCTGGCCGAGGGGTCCGCGTCCCGGGCGTCGCCGCGGGAGGCGGCGGTGTCGCTGCGCATCTCGGCGACTGTCGACGCGGTGTGCTGGCCGACGGGGGCTTCGTCGGCACCGGCCACCAGGGCGCCGGTGGTGGTCGCGATGGCGAGGGCCGCGGCGGAGGCGACGGCGATCTGGTACGGGCGTTCGGTGGCGAGGCGACGCAGCTGACGCTGCAGGGTGTGCTTCACGGGTCCTCCACGGTTCAGGGGGAGAGCGGCACACCGGGGGCAGCCGGTATCCGGGCACGCGCCAGCGCGCGGACCGTGGTCCGCGGATGGTGGAACCGCTCAGGGAAACGCCCGGCGCGGCCGGGCGGGAAATGCGGTGACCCTGGGGGTCAGCTCACCGCCACGAGGAGGGCAAGCGTGGGTACCGCGACGCCGTGAAGGCGGAGGAATAGCCGAGGGGTGTGCGGGTGCTGCATGGGGATGGAACTCCTTCCGACACCGCCTACCGGGTTAGCTGACGGATTCGGGCGGGAAGATCGCCCTACCGCGGGCCGTGGCTCGCGGATTCACCCCGGACGTACTTGTGGGTCCCCGGTTCGTTGATCACGATTGAGCGGGTCGGTGCGGCGTCGCCATTCGCGATCGATTACCGCACCGGACGGGACGAACCCTACTGGCCGCCCAGAGCCCTGCCAAGCCTCGCTCACCTGCGTAAACCTTGAACGGGGCGACAATTTCCGGGCGTCTTGCCGCTGACGTGACTCGATGGGACGAGCGGTTACGGAGGCACCGTAGGTCGACAAGCGGACACGTCGTCGACAATGCCGCCGGATCTGCGGGAACAATCCGGCCGAACGCGCCAGCCGCCCGATTTCCCGCGCGTGTGACCGGGCTCACCGAATAATCGGCGCGTTTCACCCCACCCGCGCCGGGCGCCACCGCGCCGCCGCCGCCGGCAGAGCCGCGACACGGACGGTGCGGCGGGCCGCCACCCGGGTCGGCCGCAACCGGGCCGCCGCCGCGTACGCCTCCTCGGCCAGGGCGCGCGCCGCAGACGCCGCCAGCTCGGCGTCGCGCCAGGCCGCCCGTTCCCGTCCGGCGGCAGCCTCGTAGTCGGCCCGCCGCGTCTCCCGGGCCGCCCGGCTGATCAGCACCTCCTGCTCCACCGGGTGCCGTCGTGGATCCCAGCCGTGCCGGTGGCCGAACACGTCGCCGAGCTGCCGCATGGTCAGGTCCCCCCGCCAGTACGCGGCCATCGCCGCCCGGTGCAGGTAGCGCTCCCGGATGGCGTACTCGGCGGGGGTGCGCGGGGTTCGCGGGGTGGGCAGCGCCCCGGCGCCGGCGAACCGGCGGGCCACGGCGTCCGCCTCGTCGTACCGCGCCCAGGTCTGCTCCACCTGCTCCTGAGCAGTCAGCCAGGCCGCACGCCGTCGGCGGGCGGTCTGCGCCGCGCGGGCCGCGGCGACGGCCACCTCCTCGGCGTACCGGCGCAGGTCGGCGGCCTCGGCGACGGCGGCCTCACGGGCGGTGGGCGCCGGCTCGGCGGCCTCCCCGTCCCGCTCGGCGGCCGACCCGTCCCGCTCCGGACGGGCGACCAGGACGGCGAGCACTGTCAGTGTCAGCAGGAGCAGGGCCGACCAGATGGCGGCGGCCTGCGGCACCTCGGTCAGGAACTCGTAGAAGACGACGGTCTCCATGGTCGGCACCTCGGTGGGAGAGCGTTGCGATGGGAAGCCGCACGAGCGTCCGGGCCAGGGGGCCACGGTCGGCCGGTGCGAGGTGATGTGTCGTCAGGCGCGGCGGCGGGACGGTGTCCCGGTGATCGCGACAGGTGTCGCGGTGTGGCTCAGCGGCCCGGCGGTGCCCGGGTGCCCGGCCGGGTCGGCTCGTCGGCGCGGGGCAACGGATCGGTGGCCGGACGCGCCGGCAACGACTCTGCCGTGGCGGCAGGCACACCGCCCACGCCGCTGGGCGGGACAGGGTCGGTCGACCGCACCGTGGTCGCCTCGTCGGCGGCCGACACGTCGGCGACGGTGAACCTCGCGGCCATCTCGGCGGCGACGGACGTTTGCAGCCCGAGGCGCAGCACCGGGGCGGCGGTGAGGGACGACGACGCGGACGACCCGACGCCGACAGTCGCTGACCCGGCGGCTGGCGGCGGTGACCCGGCGGCTGCCGTCGACTGCGGGCCTGGGCCGAGCGCGAGCGCGGCGACGGCGAAGCTGGTCAGCAGCCGTGTCGACCAGCGCGCCACCCACCACAGAGGACAGGTGAGCGCGACCGGAAGCACGGTCTCACGCTACCGCCGGCGCCGACCGGGCGCATCGGGCGCCGGGCGTGTCGACGCACGCCGCGCCGGACCGCGTTTGACCAGGTTGGACCCGTCAGCGCGAGTCGGCGTACGTCGATCGGTCGTCGGGCTTTCCGGCCCCGGCCTCGGTGTCGGCGGTCCGTTGCCGAGGGACGGCCGACGGGCGGGCCGGGCGGCGCGGTGCCAGTCGGCGCATCAGTGGCGTCTCGACGTAGCGGTGCAGCAACCCGGCCAGGATCAGGCTGACCACCAGGAACCCGAGCACCACAGCCGGGCCGCGCCACCCTTGGAAGCCGGTCCCCCAGTCCCCGCTCCACCGCAGCACGCTCGTCATCACCAACACGTGCACCAGATAGAAGGCGAAGGAGACCTCGCCGAGCCACACCAGCGGACGGGAGCGCCACGGCGAGCGCCGGTCCCGCACGTCCGCGTCCGCGGCGGCGGTGATCACCAGCAGGTACGCGACAGCGAGCAGGGTGGTCCACAGTTCGGCGCGGATCCACTGCGAGGCGGCCACCCAGGTCGCCACGAAGATCACGGTGGCCGTCGTCAGGCCAGGACCGCGCCAGAGGCCCCGGCGCATCAGCTCGGCCGCCACCGCACCAAGCCAGAACTCCAGCGACCGTACGGGCGGGAAGATCTGCGTGAACCACCACCGGCTGACCTCCGGCACCAACTGCTGTGCCGGCCAGAGCGCGAGGATCAGCAGAGGCAGCGCGACGATCAGCGTCCAGAGCACCGCCGGACGGGCCCGGCGCAGCAGGGGCAGCGCCAGCGGCAGGCAGAGGTAGAAGAAGAACTCGCAGGAGAGCGACCAGCTCACCGTGTTGATGCTGTAGAACCAGCCCGGCCGGGGATCCCACGCCTGCAACAGCAACAGGTTCTCCAGCGCCGCCGCCGGCAGCACCGGGTCGGCGAACCACCAGGCGACAAGCAGCGCCGCAGCCCACAACACCAGGTGGTTCGGATAGATCTTGGCGACCCGCCGTCGCCAGAAGGCGCGCCGTGAGTCGCCTGGGCGGGCCGACCAGACAAGCACGAAACCGCTCAGGATGAAGAAGAACTGCACCCCGGACAGGCCCAGGGAGAACACCGCGTCGACAACGGCCTTGAAGTCCGGCTCGGCGATGATCCGCATCGTGCCGGCGTGGAAGCCGAACACCAGCAGCGCGGCGATCCACCGCAGCCCGGTCAGCGAGGGAAGCCTGGCGAACGCGGGCGCGGGCGGCGCCGCCGCGGCGTCAGCGGTGCTCGTCATGCCGGGGTCCCGACGCTTCGCAGGGTCACCAGCACGTACGTCTCCTCCTCGGCCCGGGTCAAACGACGTGGCGGCCCCGGAAGGCCGCACCGGGGCACCTTACCGGGTCACTCCCGGGTGAACCGGGCGGCCGTTGTTTACCTCCTGCTCCGCCGGAGTTCAGGAATCTCACCTTCCGCCGCCACGTCAGGTTCCGGGGCTGGCCATCCTCGTCGTCAATGGTGGCGGCGTGGTCAATGAGCAGACGCAGGCACCGCTGCTGAGCATCGTCGTGCCGGTCTACGGCGTCGAGGCGTACCTGTACCAGTGCCTCGAGTCGATCCGGGCCGACATCCCGGCCGGCGAGTCGAACGCCGTCGAGATGATCGCCGTCGACGACGCCTCGCCGGACGGCTGCGGCACGATGCTGCGCTCGTACGCCGCCGGGCGCGACGGCGTCCGGGTCGTACACCTGGCAAGCAACGTGGGTCTCGGCCTGGCCCGCAACGCGGGCCTCGACGTGGCCACCGGCCGGTACGTCTGGTTCGTCGACAGCGACGACTGGCTCCCCCCGGGCACTGTCGCGGCGGTGCTGGACCGGCTGCGCGCGCACCAGCCCGACGTGCTGATGCTCGACCACCTGCGGGTGCACGAGGACGGTAGGCGGGAGGTCGACGCCAGCAGTCATCTGCTGCACGGGGTATCGGGTGTCTCCCGGCTGGCCGACCAGCCGCACCTGCTGCGGGTGCAGCACACCGCGTGGAACAAGGTGGTCCGCCGCGCCTTCCTCGACGAGTTGGAGCTGCGCTTCTTTCCCGGCTGGTACGAGGACATCCCGTTCAGTCACCCGCTGCTGATCGGCGCGGAGAAGATCTCGGTGCTGGACCGGGTCTGCTACCTGTATCGGCAGGGCCGGCAGGGCGCCATCACCTCCACCCGCAGCGGCCGGCACTTCGACGCGTTCGCGCAGTACGAGCGACTGATGGACTGGGTCAACCGACGCCACCCGGACGGACCCCTGCGGGCCGAGTTGTTCCAACTGATGATCAGCCACTACCTGGTGGTGGTCGGCAACGACAACCGGCTGCACCCGCACCTGCGGCGGGCCTTCTTCCAGCGGGTCGCCGAGCACTACCGCCGCTACCTGCCCACCGGCGGCTACCCGATGCCCGCCGGGGTGACAGGGCTCAAGCACCGGCTGGTCGGGCGCGGCGACTGGTTGGCGTACTCGGCGCTGCGCCAGGCGCACCGGGTCGCGGGCCGGCTGCGCCGCCCGGGAGCCACGGGCGGCACCGAGGGCAGCGCTGGCTCCGCCGACGAGAACCCGGGCCGACGAGCCGCGACCGCCAGCGGGGCTGCGGCCGGGCAGGACGATGGCCCGGCCGCGACGGACCACGCGGGCGCGCTGAGCGGAGGTCGCCGCCAGTGACCGCTCACACCTCACCGCACGCCACGCCGGGGGCAGGGTCGGCTGTCGGCGCCCCGGTTACCGGTCGCCCACCCGTCCGGTGGACGACGACACCACCGCACCCTCGTGCGGACGTACCTGAACAGAGGTCGGAATGACGACGACAATCAAGATCGGACCGCACGCGGTCGGTGCCGGCGAGCGACCCTTCGTGGTCGCCGAGATGTCCGGTAACCACAACGGCGACCTGAGCCGGGCGCTGGCCATCGTGGACGCGGTGGCCGAGAGCGGGGCGCACGCCCTGAAGCTCCAGACGTACCGGCCGGACACCATCACGATCGACGTCGACACCCCGGCCTTCCGCATCTCCACCGGTCACGAACTGTGGGGCGGCGAAAATCTGTACCGCCTCTACGAGCGGGCGCACACCCCGTACGAGTGGCACGCCCCGATCTTCGAGCGCGCCCGGGAGCGCGGGCTGACGGTCTTCTCCTCACCGTTTGACGCGACCGCTGTGGAGCTGCTGGAATCGCTTGACGCACCGGCGTACAAGATCGCCTCGTCGGAGCTTGTGGACCTGCCGCTGATCCGGCTGGTGGCCAGCACCGGCAAGCCCTTGGTGATCTCCACCGGGATGGCGACGGTGGCCGAGATCGACGCCGCCGTACGGACCGCCCGCGACGGCGGGGCGACGGGCATCGTGCTGCTGGCCTGCACCGCGTCCTACCCGGCGCCCCCCGCCGACAGCAACCTGCGCCGCCTGCCCGTGCTGGCCGGCGCCTTCGACGTGCCGGTCGGGCTCTCCGACCACACGCCCGGCATCGGCGTGGCCGTCGCCTCGGTGGCTCTCGGCGCCTGCTTCATCGAGAAGCATGTGACGCTGGACCGGGCCGACGGCGGCGTGGACTCGGACTTCTCGCTTAACCCGGAGGAACTGGCGGCCTTGGTCGCCGAGTCCGGCAGGGCGTACGCGGCGCTGGGCGGCACCGCCATCGGCCCGACCCCGGCCGAACGGGAAGGGCTGCGGTTCCGGCGTTCGCTCTACGTCGTCGAGGACGTGCGGGCCGGTGACCCGGTCACGGCGCGCAACGTGCGGTCGATCCGGCCGGCGGGCGGGCTGGCCCCGGTGGAGATCGACCGGGTCCTGGGCCGCACCTTCACCACCGATGTCCCGCGCGGCACCCCTCTGAGCTGGGACCTCATCTGACCGTAGCCCCTGCCCTGCCCTGCCCTGCCCTGCCCTGCCCTGCCCTGCCCTGCCCTGCCCTGCCCTGCCCTGCCCTGCCCTGCCCCTGAGCCGGCCTACGGCTGTGCGGGTCGGTCCGGCGTTGGCGAGGTCTGGGCCAACGTTGGTGCCTGTCGAGCTGCCCCAGATATGGGGCGGCTGACGACGGCGAACACCACCCACTCGTCGGGCGACCCCCGCGGCAACCTCGGCGGCGGCGAGCGCCCGGACACGGGGCAGCTCTGACGACAGCGAACACCACCCATTCATCGGGCGTTCCCGGCCGGCGAAACACCACCCACTCGTCGGACGTTTCCGGCCGGCGAAACACCACCCACTCGTCGGGCGTTCCCGGCCGGCGATCCGGCGGCGAGCTGCCCCATATCTGGGGCAGCTCGACAGGCACGCGCATCGGCAGCATGGCGGCCGTCAGAGGCAGGAGTGACCCCGGCCCGTCGGGAGCGCGATGCGGGGTTCCGGGGCAGTGTCAGGCCCCGAGGCGAAGCCAGGGCCCGAGGCGAAGCCAGGCCCTGAGGCGAAGCCAGGCCCTGAGGCGAAGCCAGGCCCTGAGGCGAAGCCGACTGTGACGACCAGGTCGGCGACCCTCAGCGTGCGCCAGAGCACCGCCCCGCCGGCCGGCGTACCCAGCCCGTAGCGACGCCACCAGAGCGCCACCGGTACGTCGGCCAGCTTGCAGCAGCACTCGGCCCGGGTCCACCGGGCCCAGAAGTCCGCCGTACCGAATCGGCCGGCCAGCGTCGGAGGGACCGGGGCGTCGGCGCGCTCCGCGTCGATCGCGACCCGCCAAC from Micromonospora profundi harbors:
- a CDS encoding glycosyltransferase family 2 protein, with protein sequence MVNEQTQAPLLSIVVPVYGVEAYLYQCLESIRADIPAGESNAVEMIAVDDASPDGCGTMLRSYAAGRDGVRVVHLASNVGLGLARNAGLDVATGRYVWFVDSDDWLPPGTVAAVLDRLRAHQPDVLMLDHLRVHEDGRREVDASSHLLHGVSGVSRLADQPHLLRVQHTAWNKVVRRAFLDELELRFFPGWYEDIPFSHPLLIGAEKISVLDRVCYLYRQGRQGAITSTRSGRHFDAFAQYERLMDWVNRRHPDGPLRAELFQLMISHYLVVVGNDNRLHPHLRRAFFQRVAEHYRRYLPTGGYPMPAGVTGLKHRLVGRGDWLAYSALRQAHRVAGRLRRPGATGGTEGSAGSADENPGRRAATASGAAAGQDDGPAATDHAGALSGGRRQ
- a CDS encoding acyltransferase family protein, translating into MTSTADAAAAPPAPAFARLPSLTGLRWIAALLVFGFHAGTMRIIAEPDFKAVVDAVFSLGLSGVQFFFILSGFVLVWSARPGDSRRAFWRRRVAKIYPNHLVLWAAALLVAWWFADPVLPAAALENLLLLQAWDPRPGWFYSINTVSWSLSCEFFFYLCLPLALPLLRRARPAVLWTLIVALPLLILALWPAQQLVPEVSRWWFTQIFPPVRSLEFWLGAVAAELMRRGLWRGPGLTTATVIFVATWVAASQWIRAELWTTLLAVAYLLVITAAADADVRDRRSPWRSRPLVWLGEVSFAFYLVHVLVMTSVLRWSGDWGTGFQGWRGPAVVLGFLVVSLILAGLLHRYVETPLMRRLAPRRPARPSAVPRQRTADTEAGAGKPDDRSTYADSR
- the pseI gene encoding pseudaminic acid synthase gives rise to the protein MTTTIKIGPHAVGAGERPFVVAEMSGNHNGDLSRALAIVDAVAESGAHALKLQTYRPDTITIDVDTPAFRISTGHELWGGENLYRLYERAHTPYEWHAPIFERARERGLTVFSSPFDATAVELLESLDAPAYKIASSELVDLPLIRLVASTGKPLVISTGMATVAEIDAAVRTARDGGATGIVLLACTASYPAPPADSNLRRLPVLAGAFDVPVGLSDHTPGIGVAVASVALGACFIEKHVTLDRADGGVDSDFSLNPEELAALVAESGRAYAALGGTAIGPTPAEREGLRFRRSLYVVEDVRAGDPVTARNVRSIRPAGGLAPVEIDRVLGRTFTTDVPRGTPLSWDLI
- a CDS encoding C39 family peptidase, which encodes MKHTLQRQLRRLATERPYQIAVASAAALAIATTTGALVAGADEAPVGQHTASTVAEMRSDTAASRGDARDADPSASAAPTSASPSSAAPSASAASPAAKASSDPDLTAKKAAPKPPATKVLDFRYQAQNTYYNCGPAAVRNALSATGINRTQDQLGAELGTTEMGTNSALDTTRVLNAEVKGSPYRTRTFAGSPSPAQMDRLQADVVTAITDGRGVVANVAGDAVDTNGGWHSFGGGHYVAVVGYKDDGRTVRIADSANAAYGEYWMTTINLANWIATRGYSA